DNA from Bacillota bacterium:
AACGGGCCAACGTCGTTAGAACGAAGCAACCGTAAGGCTCCGCCGGCGAAAGCGCTTCCCGGCAGAGACTCAGACGAGGCGGGTCCGCGGCGACCCGCCTCTTCTCCTTCTCTGGGTTGACTTCCGATGATTCGGGCATCAACCTTGGCCGCCGAGAGTCATCGTTCGCCGTCGAAGATCCGTCGCATCTGGTCCGGGGTGATCAGCACTTCCCGCGGCTTCGAACCCCCGAACCGGCCGACGACCCCCCGCAGTTCCATGACGTCGATGAGGCGGGCCGCCCGGCTGTAGCCAACCCGGAAGCGCCGCTGGATCATGGAGATCGAGGCCACTCCGCTCTCCACGACCAGCCGGACGGCGTCCTTGAACAGCGGGTCGTCTTCAAAGGTCGGCTCGGTCCCGGTCTCCGCCTGGACGGTCAGGACTCCTTCCTCGAATTGCGGTTCGGCCTGACTCTTGACGAAGGCCACCAGGGCCTCCACTTCCCTGTCGCTGATCAGGGCACCCTGAGCCCGAATCGCCCGACCTTGTCCGACCGGCAGGTAGAGCATGTCGCCGCGGCCGAGGAGTTTCTCCGCCCCGCCCTCGTCGAGGATGGTCCGCGAATCGACTTGCGAAGACACGGCAAAGGCGATTCGTGAGGGGATGTTGGCCTTGATGACGCCGGTGATGACGTCGACCGACGGCCGCTGGGTGGCCACGATCAGGTGGATCCCGGCCGCCCGGGCCATCTGGGCCAAGCGGAAGATGGACTCCTCGACTTCGGCCGGGGCGACGACCATCAGGTCGGCCAACTCGTCGATGATGACGACGATGAAGGGCAGCTTGGGCTGAGTCCCGTCGCCCTTGTCCTCGACCAGTTGGTTATACCGGTCGATATCCCGGATGCTGCTGCCGGCCAGGGCGAAGAGCTCGTAGCGCCGCTCCATCTCCCGAACCACCCAGCGCAGGGCGGTGGCCGCCTTCTTCGGGTCGGTGACCACCGGCGACAGGAGGTGCGGGATGCCGCTGAAGATGGATAGTTCGACCACCTTTGGGTCGATCATCAGGAACTTGACCTCGTCCGGCCGGGACTTGAAGAGCAGGCTCGAGACGATGGTATTGATGCAGACGCTCTTACCGGAACCGGTGGTCCCGGCGATCAGCAGGTGGACCATGCGCTCGAGGTTGCCGACGATGGCCCGTCCGGCGATGTCCTTCCCGAGGACGATCGTCAGCCTGGAGGCCGCGGCCCGGAAGTCATCGGCCTCGAGGACCTCGCGCAGAAGGACCTTGGCGACCTCCCGGTTGGGGACTTCGATGCCCACGGCGGCCTTGCCGGGAATCGGCGCCTGGATCCTCACGTAGTGGGCGGCCAGGGCCAGGGCCAGGTCATCCTCGAGGCTGGCGATCTGACGAACCTTGACTCCCGGGGCCGGCTGCAGCTCAAAACGAGTGATCGCCGGCCCGCGACTCGTCCCAATGACCTTGGCCTTGACGCCGAAGCTTTCCAGGGTGTCTTCGATCACCTTGGCCTTGTCCGTCTGCTCCCGCTGGTCGCGGCGAACTCGCTGGGAGCCGCGGTCGAGGATGGACAGAGAGGGAAGCTGATAATGCAACGGCAGGGGGATGTGGACTTGCTCGAAGGCCCCCTCCGGGAAGTCGTCGACCACCTCGGACCGCGGCGGCGGGCTGGCCGACAAGGTTAGCGCCGAAGCCGACCCGGCGCTCGCGCTCGCCCCGCCCCCCCGCGACGGAGTGGTCGCCCCCGCCCCGGTGGTCTGGACGGCGTTCCAACCGGCCGCGGCTTCTTCCTCGCCCTTGGCCGGTCCCTCCGGCTGGATCGCCTCGGCCTCAGCGGCCTCGGCGGTCCCGGACGGGCCCGCGCCCTCCCCCGCCCGCCCCCTGGTCCTGCGCCGTCCGGCATCGAGCTTCTCTCCCTCCTCCTCAGCCAGGAAGAGGAACTCCCGGAGCTCGGCCACCAGACCGCGGCCGAAGTCGACGGACCAGAGTCTCAACCTGGCCGCCACCTTGGCCAGCCCCGGACCGGCCGCCAGAATCGCCCCGAGAAGGGCCATTGTGATCAGCAAGAGGAGGCGGCCGACCGGTCCGAAGCCCTTGACCAACAGCCAGCTGAGAGCCCCACCGATGAGGCCGCCACCCAAGCCGCGCAGGCCGTAGACGAACTCTCCGCCCAGCGGTACGCGAAGGTGCAGCAGAGCCACCGCGGCCAGGGCCAATAGGGCGGCCCCGACCCCCTGCCTGGTGAACAGGGTGTCCTCCTTGACCACCAGAAGGCTGACCCCGTAGGCGCAGGACAACAGCGGAAACAGAAAGGCCGCGCCGCCCAAGGCGGCGTCGAGGGCCTTGGCCAAGATCCCTCCGACGGCGCCGGCAGCCGGGCTGTATAGGGAGAACAAAGAAAGAAGCCCCAGGGCGCAGAAGAGAACCCCGAGAACTTCGTAACGAAGCGGATTCTTGGTACGGGCCTCATCGGTCGAAGGAGCCGAACCGGGCATTGGCGAGGATCACCTCGCCCAATGATTCTTCGCCCGACGTCCGTTTCCCTCTCGCCCTAACGAACCAGCAACTTCCAAAGGACGACGGCGGCGCCGGCGACCCAGCAGTAGTAGGCGAAGACGCTGATCCGGCCTCGGCGCACGACGGCGATCAGCCACCGGATGGCCAGATAGCCGAAAACGAAGGAGAGTCCAGTCCCCCAAAGGGCGCCGGGCACATCGAGGCCCACTCCGCCGCCCCGGAAGGTCTCCCTCAGATCGAGCAGGCCCGCCCCGAAGACGGCCGGTACTGACAGGAGGAACGAGAAATCGGCCGCCAGCTTCGGCTTGAGCCCGCGCCAGAGCCCGCCGGCGATGGTCGACCCGGAGCGCGAGATCCCTGGGAGGATGGCCACGGCCTGAAAGAGCCCGACCCAGAGGGCATCGCCGGCGGTCATCGCTTCGACCCCGCGCCGCCCCTGCCGGAGTCGCCCCGACCAGTACAGGATGAAACCGGTGATGATGAGCATGACCCCGGCCATCAGGGTCGAGGAGAAGGCTTTCTCGATCACGGACTTCAGGGCCAGGCCGAGGAGGGCCGCGGGGACGCTGCCGAGGACGACGAACCAACCGAGGCGCCCGTCGCGGCGTCCGGTGAACATCCCGACGACCATCCTGACGAGTTCGCGGAAGTAAACCACCAGTACCGCCAAGAGCGTCCCCAGGTGCAGGAAGATGGCCAGGCTCATGGTCGGCTGACCGACGCCGAGGAGGTCATTCAGGATGACCAGGTGAGCGGAACTCGAGACCGGCAGGAACTCAGTCAGTCCCTGGACCACCCCGAGGATGGCGATCCGCCAGTTGGCGAAGGACAAAGAAGATACCTCCAAGCATCAGGGGAGCCGGATCAGGGCGCCCGGAGCCCACTCGGGCTTGAGGTAATCATAAGGTTCGCCGCTGATCAACCGGACGATCCGGCCGACCCCCGCCCCGGCTTCCTCGACCAGCAGGATGGCTTCGCCCACCCTGACCTCTCGCGGTCTTGGTCCGCCGGCCAAGAAGCCGTCGAGGACGGCCTCGAGGGGCATCGGGGTCCACATGATCATATCGGCACCCCCCCAGGCAGGGTGGGCGGCGACGGTTCCGCCCCCGACGGGCCGCGCAGCCTTGGCGGCCCCGGCGGGATCGGTGGGGGCGGGGCTTCACCGCGCGGCTTGGCCCGTCTCCCCCGCCGGTGGCGGATCAACTCCTGGACCTTGGCCACGGCTTCGGCGATCCCGCCGACGTCGTCGATCAGGCCGATCTTCACCGCATCCTTCCCCACCAGCACGGTACCGATGTCACGGGCCAGTTCGCCGGTGCGGAACATCAACTCGCGGTACTTGGCCTCGCTGATCCGGGAATTGGCCACTACGAATTTTACCACTCGGTCCTGCATCTTGTCGAGGTACTCATAGGTCTGGGGGACGCCGATGACCAGCCCGGAGAGCCGGATCGGGTGGATGGTCATGGTCGCCGTGTGGGCGATGAAGGAATGGTCGACGGCCACGGCGATGGGTACGCCGATGCTGTGACCGCCGCCGAGGACCAGGGAAACCGAGGGTTTGGACAGCGAGGCCATCATCTCGGCCAAGGCCAGACCAGCTTCCACGTCGCCACCGACGGTGTTCAGGATCACCAGTACGCCTTCGATCTCCGGGTTCAGTTCGGCCGCCACCAGCTGTGGGATGATATGCTCGTATCGGGTCGTCTTATTCTGCGGCGGCAGCGTCAAATGACCCTCGATCTGACCGATGATTGTCAGGACGTGAATGTTCGATTTGTTGACCGGGGCCTCGGTCGTCCCGAGGGCCTCGATGCTCTCCACGGTGGCCGACTTGCGCTGTTTCTTCTCTTGGGCCTTGTGCTCTTTGGGCCGCCCCTGCCGGCCGGCGGGCGGTCCACCCGGGCGCCTGCCGGGGACGTGCGGTTCGATGGTCGGTCCAGGCTGCTCCAACCGGATCATCCTTTCTTCGGGGTCAACCTCTAGTATGATGAAGGGTTGGGGAATTAATGCCCGAGACCGGACGGACCGCGGGACCAGGCCGGGCCGGGCCGGGCCGGCGCCGGCTGTCGGAAGAGACGATGGCGGCCAAAAAAGGAGCCGCCGGTCTAAGCCGGCGACTCGCCGTGCTCTAGCCGCCTTTGAGTTCAGACGTCCATGACGATAGGTAAGATCATCGGGCGTCGCCGGGTCCTCTCGTACAGCAGCTTTCCGAGGGCTTCGCGAACGTTGGCCTTGATCACCGACCACTCTGGGATCGGGGTGCCGGCCTTCTGGGTCAGGACCTCGCGGACCTTGGCCTTGGCCTCCTCGATCAGAGCTTCGGACTCCCGCACATAGACGAATCCGCGGGTGACGATGTCCGGACCGGCCGCCAGCAGATTGTTCTGGCGGTCGATGGTGAGGACGACGATCAGGATGCCGTCCTGGGCCAGTTGCTTGCGGTCGCGCAGGACGATGGTGCCGACGTCGCCCACGCCCAGCCCGTCCACGAGGACGTTGCCGGCCGTGACCTTGCCGGCCGTCCGCCCGCGATCGGCGGTGAACTCGAAGATGGTCCCGTTGTCGCCGACGAAGATGTGGTCCCTGGGGATGCCGACCTCTTCCGCCAACTCGGCGTGGCGGACCATGTGCCGGTACTCGCCGTGGACTGGGATGAAGAACTTCGGCCGGATCAGGTTGAGCATCAGCTTGAGGTCCTCCCGGCTGGCGTGGCCGGACACGTGGATGCCCGAACCCTGGCCATAGACGACCTGTGCTCCCCGGCGCATCAAGTGGTCGACCGTCCGCCCGACCATCTTCTCGTTGCCTGGGATGGGCGTGGCGGCGATGATCACCGTATCGCCACGCTGGATTTCGACCTTGCGATGGTCGTTGTTGGCAATGCGGGTGAGGGCGGACAAAGGCTCGCCTTGACTGCCGGTGGTCAGGATGACGACCCTCTCCGGCGGCAGTCGGTTGGCCTCCTCGATGGTCACCAGGACGCCCGGCGGGGTTTCCAGGTACTCCAGTTCGGAGGCGATGCTGATGACGTTCTCCAGGCTCCGCCCGGTGACCGCCACCTTTCTCGCCTCTCTGGCCGCCGCATCGATGACCTGTTGAATGCGGTGGACGTTGGAGGCAAAGGTGGCCACCAGGACCCGGTCCTTGGAGACGCGGAAGATGTCATCGAGGACCCTACCGACGCCCCGTTCCGAAGCCGTATGGCCTGGGCGTTCGGCGCCGGTGCTGTCGGACAGGAGGACCAGGACCCCTTCATCCCCGAGTTCGGCCAGCTTATGCAGGTCGGCCGTCCGACCATCGACGGGAGTCTGATCAAACTTGAAGTCGCCGGTGTGGACGACCAGGCCGACGGGGGTGTGAAGGGCCAGACCGACGGCATCGGGGATGCTGTGGTTGACCAGGAAGAAATCAACCTTGATCCCGCCGACCCAGACCGACTCCCCCGGCTTCACCACCCGGGAGCCCGGATGCAGCTCGACGGCGTGCTCCTCAATCTTCCCTCGGACGAGGCCCAAGGTCAGTTTGGTCGCGTAGACCGGCACGTTGAGTCTCGGGAGCAGGTAGGGCAAAGCGCCGATGTGATCCTCATGGCCGTGGGTCAGGATGATGCCCTTGACCCTTTCCGCGTTGTCTACGAGATAGCTCAGGTCGGGGATCACGATGTCGATTCCGAGCATCTCCTCCTCGGGGAAGGTCAGACCGGCGTCGATGACCAGGATCTCCTCATCGATCTCGACGGCCAGCATGTTCTTTCCGATCTCGCCCAACCCGCCGAGCGGGATGAGGCTGATCTTTGGTTGGCGCGGTTTCTCTCGCAATGTGGATTCACCCCCTTGTCAATGGTAATCAAAAAAAGACTGCCCACGGGGGCAGGGATTGCCTTCCCAAGCGAGGTTACGGATGATGATCGGACCTTATAATTATACCCCATGAGGCCTGGAGACTCAAGGGCGCTAACGGTTCGACGGCGGCGCCGCGCTTCGGTGCCGTCCGGGGCCTCCGGTGGCTCGGCCGGCCGCGGACTTCGAAGGCCGCGGCCTGGGCCGCGGCCTGAAGGTGGGCTCGGAACGAAGCCATCCTAGACGGCCAGGAGTCCCAGGTCGCCCATGGCCTTACGGACCGCCTCGACCTCTTTCGTACCGGCCTCGACCAGGGGCAGTCGACAGCTCCCGGCGTCGAAACCGGCCAGGCGCAAAGCCGCCTTGACCGGAATCGGGTTGGTCGTCACAAAGCAAGCCTTGAACAGCGGCATCAGGCGGATGTGGGCGTCCCGGGCTTCGGCCACGCGGCCGGCCAGGTAGGCCTCGACCATCGCCCGAATCTGCTTCCCGGCCACGTGCGAGGCGACGCTGACGATGCCCCGGCCGCCGACGGCCAGGATCGGCAGGGTCAGGCTGTCATCACCGCTGAGGATCTGAAAGCCCGGCTCGGCCGCCCGGGCGATTTCCGAGGCCTGGTCGAGGGCACCGCTGGCCTCCTTGACGCCCTGGATGTTGGCGATCTTCGACAGCCTGACCAATGTCTCCGGAAGGATGTTGACACTGGTCCGTCCGGGGACGTTGTAGATCAGGATGGGCAGGCTCGTCTCCCCGGCGATGGCGGCAAAGTGCTGATACAGCCCTTCCTGCGGGGGCTTGTTGTAGTACGGCGCGACCAGCATGACCGCCTTTGCGCCGATCTTCTCGGCCGCCTTCGTCAGGGCGATGGAGTCGCTGGTGGAGTTGGAGCCGGTGTTGGCCACGACCACCGCCCGATCGCCGACCGCTCCGACCACCGTCTCGAATAGCTCGAGCTTCTCCTCCTTGCTCAAGACGGGACCCTCGCCGGTCGTCCCGGCCACGACCACCCCGTCGGAACCGTTTTCGATGAGCCGCTTGGCCAGGTCCGCCGCCTTGCGGAAGTCCACCGAAAGGTCCCGGGCGAACGGGGTCACCATGGCCGTCAGCACTTTCCCGAAATCCAGCACGCTGTTCTCCTCCTTGATGGCCGGGCGGAGCGACCCCCAAGAGCCCCCTCCGCCCCCGGTCAGTCTCCCAGTCCGAACTGCTCGTGCAGGGCCCTCACGGCCTTCTCCATGTCGGCCTGGTCGAGCAGGCAGGAGATGGTCAGGTGCGAGTCCGATGTCTGCAGGATCCTCACCCCGGCCTCGGCCAGACCCTTGACCACGTTGGCCATGACCCCGGGCACGCCTCGCATCCCCGTGCCGACCACGGAGACTTTGGCGCAGCCGCGCCGCAAGGAGATCGCCAGATCCATCTCGGCCAGGACCGTTCGGGCCCTTTCGGCCAGGTCTTCCTTGACGATGAAGGAAATCCGTTCGGGTGACACGTTGATCAAGTCGACGCTGATCCCGGTCTGGGCCAGGGCGCTGAAGATCCGCAGCGGGTCGACGCCCGCCCCGTCGGGTGGGACGTCCAGGCGGATCTGGGCCATCCCTGGCATCTGGGTCACGCCGGTGATCACCTTGGCGGCGTGAAGGCTTGGCCAGACCTCATCGTCATAAGGTACGGCGGTGATCAGCGTACCCATCGACTGGCTGAAGGTCGAGCGAACCCTCAGCGGAATGCTCCTGGCCATGGCGATCTCGACCGCCGCCGGGTGGACGACCTTGGCCCCTTCGTGGGCCATCTGGCTGATCTCGTGATAGGTTATCTGTTCGATGGTCTTGGCCCCGGGGACGATCCGCGGGTCGGCCGTCTTGACCCCTTCGACGTCGGTATAGATCTCGACGACCTCAGCCCGGAGAGCCACGCCGAGGGCCGCGGCCGTGGTATCGCTCCCGCCCCGTCCGAGGGTGGTGATCTCCCCGTCCTCGGTGATCCCCTGGAACCCGGCGACCACGGCCACCTTGCCGTCCTCGAGGGCCTGCAGGATGCGGGTCGGATTGAATTTGGTGATGGTCGCTCCGGTGTGGACATGGTCGGTGAAGATGCCGGCCTGACCTCCGGTGAAGGCGCAGGCCTCGAGGCCCCGTCCCCGCAGCGTGTTGACCATCATGACCGAGGAGATGATCTCCCCACACGAAGCAATCAGATCCTGCTCCCTCGGGCTGGCCGGCAGGCCGGCCGTCTCAGGGAGCCGGAGCAAGGTATCAGTGGCGTAGGGGTCACCGGCCCGGCCCATCGCCGAGACCACCACCGCCGGACGGAACCCCTGGCCGATGGCCTCGAGGATGTGGCCGACCGCCGCGTCGCGCTGCTCCGGCGTGGATACCGAGGTGCCCCCGAATTTCTGAACGACGATCCGCATGGTCTCTCCCCTTGCTTATTTCGGCAGGTGACCGCGAGCGACGAGGGTCTCGGCGATCTGGACGGCGTTGGTGGCCGCCCCCTTGCGCAGGTTATCGGAGACGATCCAGAGGTTGAGCCCGTGCGGAATGGAGAAGTCCTTCCTAATCCGGCCGACGAAGACCTCATCCCGACCGGCCGCGTCGACCGGCAACGGGTAGCCGTTCCTGGCCGGGTCGTCGGCGACGACCACCCCCGCCGCCGAGTTCAAGATCCGCCTGGCTTCATCCGGCCCGAGGTCATCTTCGAACTCGATATTGACCGATTCGGCGTGGCCGACGTAGGTCGGCACGCGGGCCGTGGTCGCGGTGATGGCCAGTCCGGGAAGGCCCATGATCTTCCTGGTCTCCTGGATCATCTTGGTCTCTTCACCGGTGTACCCTTCCGGGTCGAACTTGTCGATGTGCGGGAGGACGTTGAAGGCGATCTGGTGCGGGTAGACCTCACCCTTGACCGGGTGCCCGTCTAGGACCGCCCGGCTCTGGGCGGTGAGCTCCTCGACCGCCTCTCGGCCCGTCCCCGAGACGGACTGGTAGGTCGAGACGACCACCCGCCTGACCGCCCGCCGTCGGCAGAGCGGGGCCAAGACCATCACGAACTGGATGGTCGAGCAGTTGGGGCTGGCGATGATCCCCTGATGCCCATCGAGGGCGTCCGGGTTGACTTCCGGGACGACCAGCGGCACCCCGGGGGTCATCCGAAACACGGACGATTTATCGATCACCACCGCTCCCCGCTTGACGGCCTCGGGGGCCAGCTCTTGGCTGGCCGCCGCGGTGGCGGCGAAGAAAGCCACGTCAACGTGATCGAACCGATCCGGGCGGGCCTCCTCAACGGTGCGGGAGCGCCCGCGGAACTCGAACGCCTGGCCGGCTGAGCGGGCGGTGGCCATCAGGGTCAGGTCGCCCACCGGAAAGTCACGCTCCGCCAGGATTTTCAGGATCTTCTGGCCGACCAAGCCGGCCGCCCCAAGGACCGCTACGTTTAGACTGCGCATTTCTGAGCTACCTCCACAGCCGCCCGAAGAAGGGCCGGTCGCCGGCGCAGGCCGTGATGGCCCCGCGACCGGCCTCCCCGGTCATGCTTGGCGCCGCCACTCCCTCAGGACCGGCTGAAGTTGAGTCCCGCGGAGGGCCGCTTCCACCGTCTCGATCAGGAGGTCGAGATGGGAGTCAATAGAGGTCGGCTTCTCCTGTGGGTTGTCTTGACCGAAGGGGACGAAGTAGACGTTCTTGGCGTTCAGCATGATGCCAAGGTTCTTGGCGTTCAAACCGAGGGCGTCGTTGGACGACAGGCTTAGGATGACGGGCCGGCCGTTGCGGAGGGTGGCCTTGACGGCCATCGTCACCGGCCCGTCGGTGATCCCGTTGGCCAGCTTGGCCAGGGTGTTGCCGGTGCAGGGAGCAACGACGATCGCATCCAGCAGTCGTTTCGGGCCGATAGGCTCGGCCGCCACCACCGATGCCAGAGGGCTGTGTCCGGTGATCTCACGGAGCCTGGCGACCCAATCTTTGCCCCGTCCGAAGCGGGTGTCGCTCTGGGCCACCGCCGCCGAGACCAGGGGGATGACCTCAGCCCCGGCCTTCGTCAGCGCCTCGATGGGCTTCATGACCCGTTCAAGAGTGCAGTGGGAACCGGTGATCGCGAAACCGATCCGCTTTTCTTCCAGGCCCATGATGACCTCCCCTTAGGCTATCGCGACGAAACCTCTTGTTCGAGTTCGTCGGCGATGAGCTCCAAAAGGACGGTCGCCACAATCTCCCCCGCCGTCTTCGGGGCCACCTTCCCGGGTAGGCCCGGGGCCAGGATGGCCTTGAGTCCGAGCTCCCTGGCGGCCACGAAGTCCGTGCCGCCGGGCGGCGAAGCCAGGTCGACAATGAGCGTGCCCTTCTTCACCCGCGACAGCATCCCGGCCCCGAGGACCATGGCCGGCACGGTATTGAAGATGACCTCGGCCCGACCGACCTCGTCGGCCGTCGCCCCGAAGGGCACCGGACGGCAACCGAGCTCGTAGACTCGAGCCAGGTCGGCCGATTTCCGAGCGGCCACGGCCGTCTCCATGTCCAGGGCTTTCAGCTTCCGGGCCAAGCTCTTGCCGACCCGGCCGAAGCCGAGGATCAAGGCGCGGGAACCGTGGAGAGTCACCGGCAGTTCGCCCATGGCAAGCTGGATGGCTCCCTCAGCCGTCGGAATCGCGTTATAGACGGCAAAGTCGTCCCGGTCACG
Protein-coding regions in this window:
- the dapG gene encoding aspartate kinase, translated to MRIVVQKFGGTSVSTPEQRDAAVGHILEAIGQGFRPAVVVSAMGRAGDPYATDTLLRLPETAGLPASPREQDLIASCGEIISSVMMVNTLRGRGLEACAFTGGQAGIFTDHVHTGATITKFNPTRILQALEDGKVAVVAGFQGITEDGEITTLGRGGSDTTAAALGVALRAEVVEIYTDVEGVKTADPRIVPGAKTIEQITYHEISQMAHEGAKVVHPAAVEIAMARSIPLRVRSTFSQSMGTLITAVPYDDEVWPSLHAAKVITGVTQMPGMAQIRLDVPPDGAGVDPLRIFSALAQTGISVDLINVSPERISFIVKEDLAERARTVLAEMDLAISLRRGCAKVSVVGTGMRGVPGVMANVVKGLAEAGVRILQTSDSHLTISCLLDQADMEKAVRALHEQFGLGD
- a CDS encoding undecaprenyl-diphosphate phosphatase, with translation MSFANWRIAILGVVQGLTEFLPVSSSAHLVILNDLLGVGQPTMSLAIFLHLGTLLAVLVVYFRELVRMVVGMFTGRRDGRLGWFVVLGSVPAALLGLALKSVIEKAFSSTLMAGVMLIITGFILYWSGRLRQGRRGVEAMTAGDALWVGLFQAVAILPGISRSGSTIAGGLWRGLKPKLAADFSFLLSVPAVFGAGLLDLRETFRGGGVGLDVPGALWGTGLSFVFGYLAIRWLIAVVRRGRISVFAYYCWVAGAAVVLWKLLVR
- a CDS encoding dipicolinate synthase subunit B; amino-acid sequence: MGLEEKRIGFAITGSHCTLERVMKPIEALTKAGAEVIPLVSAAVAQSDTRFGRGKDWVARLREITGHSPLASVVAAEPIGPKRLLDAIVVAPCTGNTLAKLANGITDGPVTMAVKATLRNGRPVILSLSSNDALGLNAKNLGIMLNAKNVYFVPFGQDNPQEKPTSIDSHLDLLIETVEAALRGTQLQPVLREWRRQA
- the dapA gene encoding 4-hydroxy-tetrahydrodipicolinate synthase, translated to MLDFGKVLTAMVTPFARDLSVDFRKAADLAKRLIENGSDGVVVAGTTGEGPVLSKEEKLELFETVVGAVGDRAVVVANTGSNSTSDSIALTKAAEKIGAKAVMLVAPYYNKPPQEGLYQHFAAIAGETSLPILIYNVPGRTSVNILPETLVRLSKIANIQGVKEASGALDQASEIARAAEPGFQILSGDDSLTLPILAVGGRGIVSVASHVAGKQIRAMVEAYLAGRVAEARDAHIRLMPLFKACFVTTNPIPVKAALRLAGFDAGSCRLPLVEAGTKEVEAVRKAMGDLGLLAV
- a CDS encoding ATP-dependent Clp protease proteolytic subunit; the encoded protein is MEQPGPTIEPHVPGRRPGGPPAGRQGRPKEHKAQEKKQRKSATVESIEALGTTEAPVNKSNIHVLTIIGQIEGHLTLPPQNKTTRYEHIIPQLVAAELNPEIEGVLVILNTVGGDVEAGLALAEMMASLSKPSVSLVLGGGHSIGVPIAVAVDHSFIAHTATMTIHPIRLSGLVIGVPQTYEYLDKMQDRVVKFVVANSRISEAKYRELMFRTGELARDIGTVLVGKDAVKIGLIDDVGGIAEAVAKVQELIRHRRGRRAKPRGEAPPPPIPPGPPRLRGPSGAEPSPPTLPGGVPI
- a CDS encoding DNA translocase FtsK, coding for MPGSAPSTDEARTKNPLRYEVLGVLFCALGLLSLFSLYSPAAGAVGGILAKALDAALGGAAFLFPLLSCAYGVSLLVVKEDTLFTRQGVGAALLALAAVALLHLRVPLGGEFVYGLRGLGGGLIGGALSWLLVKGFGPVGRLLLLITMALLGAILAAGPGLAKVAARLRLWSVDFGRGLVAELREFLFLAEEEGEKLDAGRRRTRGRAGEGAGPSGTAEAAEAEAIQPEGPAKGEEEAAAGWNAVQTTGAGATTPSRGGGASASAGSASALTLSASPPPRSEVVDDFPEGAFEQVHIPLPLHYQLPSLSILDRGSQRVRRDQREQTDKAKVIEDTLESFGVKAKVIGTSRGPAITRFELQPAPGVKVRQIASLEDDLALALAAHYVRIQAPIPGKAAVGIEVPNREVAKVLLREVLEADDFRAAASRLTIVLGKDIAGRAIVGNLERMVHLLIAGTTGSGKSVCINTIVSSLLFKSRPDEVKFLMIDPKVVELSIFSGIPHLLSPVVTDPKKAATALRWVVREMERRYELFALAGSSIRDIDRYNQLVEDKGDGTQPKLPFIVVIIDELADLMVVAPAEVEESIFRLAQMARAAGIHLIVATQRPSVDVITGVIKANIPSRIAFAVSSQVDSRTILDEGGAEKLLGRGDMLYLPVGQGRAIRAQGALISDREVEALVAFVKSQAEPQFEEGVLTVQAETGTEPTFEDDPLFKDAVRLVVESGVASISMIQRRFRVGYSRAARLIDVMELRGVVGRFGGSKPREVLITPDQMRRIFDGER
- the dpsA gene encoding dipicolinate synthase subunit DpsA, which translates into the protein MAVDWSRLHMAVLGGDDREVVVAQTFLRLGAPVSVIGLPMGEALAGAIPVPNLAEAVSDKDVLVGPVQGIDDDNTLRARFAVNPLTLTEDVLCRVKSGALFFIGKANLALMQAAARYRFKVVEIRDRDDFAVYNAIPTAEGAIQLAMGELPVTLHGSRALILGFGRVGKSLARKLKALDMETAVAARKSADLARVYELGCRPVPFGATADEVGRAEVIFNTVPAMVLGAGMLSRVKKGTLIVDLASPPGGTDFVAARELGLKAILAPGLPGKVAPKTAGEIVATVLLELIADELEQEVSSR
- a CDS encoding aspartate-semialdehyde dehydrogenase — translated: MRSLNVAVLGAAGLVGQKILKILAERDFPVGDLTLMATARSAGQAFEFRGRSRTVEEARPDRFDHVDVAFFAATAAASQELAPEAVKRGAVVIDKSSVFRMTPGVPLVVPEVNPDALDGHQGIIASPNCSTIQFVMVLAPLCRRRAVRRVVVSTYQSVSGTGREAVEELTAQSRAVLDGHPVKGEVYPHQIAFNVLPHIDKFDPEGYTGEETKMIQETRKIMGLPGLAITATTARVPTYVGHAESVNIEFEDDLGPDEARRILNSAAGVVVADDPARNGYPLPVDAAGRDEVFVGRIRKDFSIPHGLNLWIVSDNLRKGAATNAVQIAETLVARGHLPK
- a CDS encoding YlzJ-like family protein, which produces MIMWTPMPLEAVLDGFLAGGPRPREVRVGEAILLVEEAGAGVGRIVRLISGEPYDYLKPEWAPGALIRLP
- a CDS encoding ribonuclease J — encoded protein: MREKPRQPKISLIPLGGLGEIGKNMLAVEIDEEILVIDAGLTFPEEEMLGIDIVIPDLSYLVDNAERVKGIILTHGHEDHIGALPYLLPRLNVPVYATKLTLGLVRGKIEEHAVELHPGSRVVKPGESVWVGGIKVDFFLVNHSIPDAVGLALHTPVGLVVHTGDFKFDQTPVDGRTADLHKLAELGDEGVLVLLSDSTGAERPGHTASERGVGRVLDDIFRVSKDRVLVATFASNVHRIQQVIDAAAREARKVAVTGRSLENVISIASELEYLETPPGVLVTIEEANRLPPERVVILTTGSQGEPLSALTRIANNDHRKVEIQRGDTVIIAATPIPGNEKMVGRTVDHLMRRGAQVVYGQGSGIHVSGHASREDLKLMLNLIRPKFFIPVHGEYRHMVRHAELAEEVGIPRDHIFVGDNGTIFEFTADRGRTAGKVTAGNVLVDGLGVGDVGTIVLRDRKQLAQDGILIVVLTIDRQNNLLAAGPDIVTRGFVYVRESEALIEEAKAKVREVLTQKAGTPIPEWSVIKANVREALGKLLYERTRRRPMILPIVMDV